A window of Candidatus Nitrospira allomarina genomic DNA:
CATGTGCGTCCCTTTGCCAATGGGGTTGAATTTCCCTCCTCGTGATTATCCCTGACATTTCTTTGACCATGCATTTTCTTCATTACGTGCAAGGACGTCAGCGGGCCTTCTCAAGAAAGATTTTGGGCAGATGTCCATCATGACTTTTCGAGTGAAAGAAGCATGAAGGCCCTCATTTTATTCTTGTCCCGGCAGGGATCTCCTGCGGCATGTTAAGAAGTTCAAGGACCTCTTGATCTCCCGCAGCTAATACCATGCCTTGGGATTCAATCCCCATCAGTTTTGCCGGCTTGAGATTTGCCACGACAACAATGGTTCGGCCCACCATTTCTTCTGGGGCATACTTTTTCCCAATTCCAGCCACGATCTGACGCTGTTCTGTTCCGATATCCACCTGGAGCTTGAGCAATTTTTCAGACTTTGGAACACGTTCTGCCGTTAGGACTTTGGCCACCTTCAATTGAACTTTTTGGAAATCGGCAATGCCGATTTGTATCACGTCGGCGGGTGGGGATTGCGGTTGGGTGGATGAAACTGGCTGAGGTGTTTCCATGTGTGTCCTGTTTGGGTGAATAGGCATTTTCTGTTCGGGACTCTTCTGGGAGTCCGATGGACGGGAATCTTTTCTGGGAAATAGCGAAGCGCCTTTACTGGTTTGCCCCGTATAAAGGTATGCTCCCCACCGAGGGAATTCTTGCAACACGGGCGTGGAAAAATCCATCGATAATCCCAGTCGGGTATTCATCGTTTCGGCGATCTGTGGCATAAACGGGTATACGGCCACCGTGAGGAACCGCAAGACCTCCGTGAGATGAAATAGGACCGTGTGCAGGCGAGGGGTATGATCAGGATCTTTGGCCAACATCCACGGAGCGGTCTTATCAATATATTGATTAGCTAACTGGACCAAACCCCACGTAGTTTCCAGTGCGCGATTAAATTCTAAGTGGCCAAGGTGCCTATCAATGGAGGGGAAAAGGGATGAAGCCGCATGCTGGAGTTGACGATCCTGATCGGTTTCGTGTTTGGCGTTGGGTTGGGGAACGCTATTGTTGGAAAAATTGGCCAGCATCGTAAGAGTTCGGGACAGCAGATTGCCAAGATCGTTTGCTAATTCAGCGTTATACCGGCTACCGAATGCCGTGATGGAGAAATCTCCATCCTGGCCGAATGGGACTTCCCTCAACAGAAAATAGCGAAAGGCATCAGCGCCGAATTCTTTGACCACGGCATAGGGATCGACAACATTTCCTCGACTTTTTGACATCTTTTCCCCATTCACCGTCCACCAGCCATGCGCAAAGATGGATTGGGGGAGCGGCAGTTCCAAGCCCATTAACATGGTCGACCAGTACACGGCATGGGTGGTCAGGATATCCTTTCCGACCAGATGGAGCGACGCGGGCCAGAATTTTGAGGTGCTGGGAGTTGCAGCGACGTACTCCAGGGCTGACAGGTAATTCACTAAAGCGTCGAACCATACATAGGCCACGCACTCCCGATCAAATGGTAATTCGATGCCCCACGATAACCGTGACTTGGGTCGGGAAATTGACAGATCCTCAAGGGGCTTTTGCAGAAACCCTAGGACCTCATTGCGACGGGTGTCCGGCTGAATGAAGTCGGGATTTGTCTGGATATGCTCCTTCAACCGGTTCTGAAAGCGACTCATGCGATAAAAATAATTTCGTTCACTGACCTGCTCTACTGGGCGCCGGCAATCCGGGCACAGGCCATTCTCCACATCCTTTTCTGTCCAAAATCGCTCGTCAAAGGTGCAATACCAGCCGGTGTATTCGGCCTGGTAAATCAAGTCTTTGTCATAAAGGACTTGAAGGTAGCGTTGGACGATTGCCTGATGTTGAAGATCGGTGGTGCGAATAAACCCATTGTTAGAAATATGCAATTGCGACCAGAGATTCTTGAACTTCGGCGTGAGGAGGTCACAGTGTGCCTGGGGGTCGATCCCGGCTTTGGCCGCAGACTGTTGGACTTTTTGCCCATGTTCGTCTAATCCGGTGAGGAAAAAAACCTCATGGCCTCTTAGCCGATTAAACCGGGCTAGAACATCAGCCGCGATGGTGGTGTAGGCGTGGCCAATATGAGGCACATCGTTGACATAATAGATGGGAGTGGTGACATAAAACGTGTTGGACATGACAATACATCCTCTGTTAGTTCCGAACCCACATGTGCCACACGACTCGGGTGGTCGCAGAACCGGGGTAAGCAGGTAATTGATAGTTAAGCGAGCCCTGGTGAATGCGAGAATTCCAATTGGTCGTGCAGATGAAAGAAAAATTGTTCCAATCCGATTTGCACATTAAGGTTTCGTTGTTGCCCTCGCTCGAGTTGGTTGAGTTCATGAATTAAGTCCAGAAGTGAAGAAGGGGTGATCTGTAGCGACAACTCGCGAAGCGAGGATTCTTGATCCTGGTACAAAGTGGGAGACAAGGAATGATCCAGGGTCAGCAACAGCAAGTCCCTGAGGCCTGCCCAAAACCAATGAATCGCTTCCTGTACTTGGTTCGATTTGACCAGCCCTTCACTCATATCCATCACCCGTGAAGCCGACGCAGTATGTTCCCCAAATAACAACGCCCAGTACTGACGGATTTTCACCTTTAACTCTGCGGGATCACAGGCCAAAGCTGAACCCAACCGGCCTTCGGCAAATGCTGCGATTAACCGGTTATCCTGGTCTTCCCTGTCCGTCCGTTCCTTCAGGAATTCATAAATGCTGGCAGAGGGCAGCGGGGAAAATCGCAACGTAATGCATCGAGACCGAATCGTTGCCAAAAGGTGCTCCGGGCGGCTGGTGATCAGGAGGAAGAGGCAATGATCTGGCGGATCCTCCAATGTCTTGAGCAAGGCGTTGGCTGCTTCCGTAGTCATTGAGTCGGCCTGATCAATGAGGCAAATCTTATGTGACCCCAGGAGAGGACGATAAATGACCAGATGTTCGATGTCCCGAATTTGATCAATGGTAATTTTAGGATTCTGCTTTTGCATATCTTCAGGTTGAACCAACAAAAAGTCGGGATGGGTGGCTTGGGCGATTTGATAACATGATCGGCAGTGGCCGCAGGCATCTGGTGTTGGTGCGATTTCCGGGACTTCGCAATGGAGATATTGTGCAAGCGCGATAGCGGTGAGTCGTTTCCCAATGGTCGGTTCTCCGTGAAAAAGGTAGGCATGACCCAGATGATTGGTGGAGACCGCTGTTTGGAGCCATTTAATTGGGCGTTGATGCCCGACGAGATCTCGAAACGCCATGCTGAGGGGTCCCTTTCTTCTGGACTCGCTTGATGATGCGTCTGGGTTGAGGAGTGACGTGAGCCAGGCATGTCGATGGCAATGACTGAATGAGGCGTGCCATCATGGATGTAATGAGAGTGTTCAGGATCTCGGGGGATTGCCTGGCATCCAATTTTTGAATGCGTTGGGGGTGCTGTTTAGCGAGGGCGATGAAGCCTCGACGTACTCGTTGATGGAAATCCAAGGATTCCTGGTCAAGCCGATTTTGGTGTCGGGCCTGTTGTCGCCTCGTTAACCCTTCCTGGGTCGGGAGATCGAGTAAAAACGTGAGGTGTGGAGTCAGTCCTTCCGTGGCGAATTGATGGAAATGCTTGAGAAAGGTGATATCACGGTGTCGTCCGTATCCCTGGTAGGCCAGAGTTGAGTCAAAAAACCGGTCACACAGCACAATCATGCCTTTTAGCAGGGCTGGCCGAATCACATGAGCCACATGTTGGGACCGGGCAGCAAAAATTAGAGCTGTTTCGCATTCTGGAGTAATGATTTCCTTATTGGATTTCGTGTGTGAGTGGGAAAGCAGAAGGCGACGAATGGCCTCAGACAATGGAGTTCCTCCAGGCTCACGGGTTTCTAATACCTGATAGCCCTGAGCTCGTAGTGCTCGTGCCAATCGGTGGCATTGTGTGGTCTTTCCAGAGCCTTCTGTGCCTTCGAAGGTGATAAATAACCCTGAAGACAGGCCCTGTTTTCCCGTTGCGTAGTTTCTCGGTTTCATGGAAATTTAACCTGAACGATCCTAGTCTAAGTCATTGAAATTCGCAAGAAAAGTCTTGCAGGAGTCCCATCCTGATTGTAAGATGCGGTAGTATTACGGTGACTTCCTACCTCTCCCGTATAGACCGTGCCTGCTCTATAGGGCGGGTATAAGGCGGATTTTCTCATGAATACCCTGCGCGCCTCTCTCAGACGTTATTTTTTGACAGGCCTGTTGGTAATTACCCCAATTTGGGGAACGATCCTGATTTTAAAAACTCTGTTTGTGACAGTGGATAGTATCCTTGGGACGGCATTAGCGGACCTGGTGTTGCCGGATTATTACTTCCCCGGTCTGGGGATTTTGGCATTATTGCTGTTGATTTTTTCAGCCGGGGTCTTTGCCACAAATTTTTTGGGA
This region includes:
- the metG gene encoding methionine--tRNA ligase, with the translated sequence MSNTFYVTTPIYYVNDVPHIGHAYTTIAADVLARFNRLRGHEVFFLTGLDEHGQKVQQSAAKAGIDPQAHCDLLTPKFKNLWSQLHISNNGFIRTTDLQHQAIVQRYLQVLYDKDLIYQAEYTGWYCTFDERFWTEKDVENGLCPDCRRPVEQVSERNYFYRMSRFQNRLKEHIQTNPDFIQPDTRRNEVLGFLQKPLEDLSISRPKSRLSWGIELPFDRECVAYVWFDALVNYLSALEYVAATPSTSKFWPASLHLVGKDILTTHAVYWSTMLMGLELPLPQSIFAHGWWTVNGEKMSKSRGNVVDPYAVVKEFGADAFRYFLLREVPFGQDGDFSITAFGSRYNAELANDLGNLLSRTLTMLANFSNNSVPQPNAKHETDQDRQLQHAASSLFPSIDRHLGHLEFNRALETTWGLVQLANQYIDKTAPWMLAKDPDHTPRLHTVLFHLTEVLRFLTVAVYPFMPQIAETMNTRLGLSMDFSTPVLQEFPRWGAYLYTGQTSKGASLFPRKDSRPSDSQKSPEQKMPIHPNRTHMETPQPVSSTQPQSPPADVIQIGIADFQKVQLKVAKVLTAERVPKSEKLLKLQVDIGTEQRQIVAGIGKKYAPEEMVGRTIVVVANLKPAKLMGIESQGMVLAAGDQEVLELLNMPQEIPAGTRIK
- the holB gene encoding DNA polymerase III subunit delta'; the protein is MAFRDLVGHQRPIKWLQTAVSTNHLGHAYLFHGEPTIGKRLTAIALAQYLHCEVPEIAPTPDACGHCRSCYQIAQATHPDFLLVQPEDMQKQNPKITIDQIRDIEHLVIYRPLLGSHKICLIDQADSMTTEAANALLKTLEDPPDHCLFLLITSRPEHLLATIRSRCITLRFSPLPSASIYEFLKERTDREDQDNRLIAAFAEGRLGSALACDPAELKVKIRQYWALLFGEHTASASRVMDMSEGLVKSNQVQEAIHWFWAGLRDLLLLTLDHSLSPTLYQDQESSLRELSLQITPSSLLDLIHELNQLERGQQRNLNVQIGLEQFFFHLHDQLEFSHSPGLA
- the tmk gene encoding dTMP kinase; the encoded protein is MKPRNYATGKQGLSSGLFITFEGTEGSGKTTQCHRLARALRAQGYQVLETREPGGTPLSEAIRRLLLSHSHTKSNKEIITPECETALIFAARSQHVAHVIRPALLKGMIVLCDRFFDSTLAYQGYGRHRDITFLKHFHQFATEGLTPHLTFLLDLPTQEGLTRRQQARHQNRLDQESLDFHQRVRRGFIALAKQHPQRIQKLDARQSPEILNTLITSMMARLIQSLPSTCLAHVTPQPRRIIKRVQKKGTPQHGVSRSRRASTPN